ATATCCTGATCGAGGCACATAGGACTGAATATGGCTTCATACAATAACAGCAGATTTACAAGATTAATGAGATTGATGGGAGGATGTATTTCCGCATGGGGTGATTTCATACCTTTAATGCATAAAAACCCTACCACGGGTTCTACTGTCTCTATCACCCAGCCTCCAGATCATGCTCAAAGTGCATGAACTACCTGTTAAATGAATAGGATAATCAATCCTATAGTGGCCAAATCAGCTTTCCATGAAGCGTTTTAAGTGTGTATGTTCTATGTTTCCGACATAAAAATTATTTAGGATTTTACTGCCTCAACTGTTCAGTCATGGTAGTAACATACCTAATCAACAGGTAGTAGTAACACGCATTAAAGTATGAGGTATTAAGGAATATAGTTGATAATCAGATGATTTTATTCATATTTTACCCATCGATTCCCATACTGGGGAAATAAACGCGCCGTCAGGCGACTGGCAAAGATGCTTAAGCGATTATTCACTGCCGTAATCTTGGCGGGATTGTTCTATCAACCCGTGCTGAATGGTGCCGCAGGATTAACCGCCGATGTTGATAAACTTGTGGCACAGGTTGATCTCACATCCCGTGTCCCGGTCATTGTAAAATTCAAAAAAAACATCAATATCGATGACTTGCGTAGATTTATTAACAAAAAACATCAATATGAGCCGGCAGTCACTAAGTCACAGTCGAGGCTAAAGAAGCAATTACGCAGAAGGCTGTTGACCGGCCTGCAGGACCAGCTCATCAAGCCAAAGGCAAAACTCGCCAAAATATTGCGTGATCACGGTGTAAAAACACGCCTGAAATCACTTTGGGTCATCAACGCTGTCGCCTTGGACCTGCCAGCCAATCTGGTGGATAAGATCGCCGCCATGCCCGAGGTGGAACGGATCACAGTCGATATGCAGTTGACCATGAGTGATGACAGTGTCGAGGGTCTGACGACAGATCCGTTGTGGAATCTCATCAACATCAACACCGAACAACTCTGGCAGCAGGGGATCGATGGCGATGGTGTCACTGTCGCCATCATGGACTCCGGCGTTGAGCTTAACCACCCGGATCTTATCGAAAAATGGCGCGGCGGGGCTAACAGTTGGTTCGACCCTTATCAGCAGAATGAACTACCCGCCGATACGGTGGGCCATGGCACGCAGGCACTTGGCATCATACTGGGGGGTGATGAGAGCGGTTTTCAAATCGGCATGGCGCCTGAGGCCAAATGGATAGCGGCAAAGATCTTCGACAACGCCAATGAGTCAACGCTGAGCGCGATTCATGAGTCGTTTCAATGGCTGCTCGATCCGGACGGTGACCCACTGACCGATGACGCCCCCGACCTGGTCAACAATTCTTGGGGCTTTTCCACAACCATCAATGAGTGTTTCCAGGAATTCAGTGAAGACATCAAGCTGCTGCGGGAAGCCGGGATTGGTGTCGTGTTCTCCGCCGGCAACTTCGGTCCATCCACTGAATCCAGTATCAGTCCAGCCAACGATCCAGGTGCGCTCTCCGTTGGATCGGTGGATCAGTCCAACGAGATAGAACTGCTCAGCAGCCGTGGGCCAGGCGCCTGTGACGGCGGCGTTTTCCCCAAGCTGGCTGCACCCGGCAGCCTGATCTTTACCGCAGACCTGCTGCCCAACGCCTATAACATTGTCTCCGGCACTTCATTCGCCGCACCCCATGTAACCGGAGCCATGGCACTGCTTAAAAGTGCGTTTCCCGATGCCGCACTTTCCCAGATCGAAACCGCACTCTATGACTCTGCTGTCGATTTGGGCGAGGCAGGTACAGATGATAGCTTCGGTTACGGCCTGCTGGACGTAGCTGCGGCACATGCACTCCTCGAGAGCAACTTCGGATCCAATGAAAACAGCCGGATCGAGTTCAATGAATCACTCTTTTCCGTGGATGAGAATACACAGAAACTGATAGTCACTGTCAGGCGTTCAGGCGGGAGCAAAGGAGAGGCCAGCGTCGACTACACCACGATTGAAGACGAGGCAAGGCAGGGCCGTGACTATGCCATCAGCAAGGGCACACTGCAATTCAATGACGGAGAAACGCTACGCAGTTTCGAGATATTCATCCATGATGATGACCTGGATGAAGAGAATGAATCGTTCTACGTCGCACTATCCAATGTGGATGGCAATGCCACGCTTGGAGAGGAGTTGGAGGCAGAGGTCATTATTCTGGACAATGACGGTACAGGGGCCATTTCATTTGGCGCTGTCGCATATGCCGTCAACGAATCGAAACAGCAGGCAATCATCGATCTGATTCGCACGGGAGGCAGCACAGGTATTGTTGATGTGGAGTATCAGCTACTGGCGAAAAGCGCTGCTGCCGATATCGATTTTATTGCCGATAGCGAGACGATACGCTTCCAATCGGGAGAGACGCAGAAGGAGATACATGTCGAATTGGTCGATGACACTCTGCATGAAGACAATGAGACCTTTCAGATTCTACTTACAGCAGTCAGCGAGGACACATCGATAGCAGAACCTGCCTCCACCACGGTCACAATTCTCGATGATGATCCGGATATTGAGACTGTTTCGATCTATCTGGATGCGGTCAGTTATGAAGTCAATGAGTCGAGCAATCGAGTCATCTTGACAGTGATTCGATCGGGTGACCTTGAGGCCAGCGCATCTGTCAAATATAAGACTATCGACGGTTCAGCCATAAAGGATAGTGACTACGTTGGCACCAGCGGCACCCTGACATTTCCGGCCGGAGTGACGCGTCGAACTATTTCGATTGAGATAATTAACGATGGTCTATACGAGGAGGAGAGCAGTTTTACACTGATACTCTCCGATGCAAGCGGCAATGCCGCAATCAGCACGCCATCTGCTGCGATTGTCAGAATTATAGATGATGACGCCCTGCCCTTCGTCTCAATTCACTCATCTCCAAGCCATAGCAGCGGCGGACTCCCTTCCCGTTTTTCCAGCAATAGAGAGACGTTGGAACAGGATTCCACACAAAATCAGTCTCGCAATCGTAGGGACCGAGGTTCAACCCTCAAGATCTTCGATCTTTCACTACGTGGTTATGACAGTAGCGCCTTGTTGGACAGACTTGGCCTGCAAGCGCCAGAGGTGTCTGCGACAACTCAACCAAGGGACGGCGACGCCGAAAAGCATGTGGAAGATAACAAGAAATCAGAATGCGGTGGCTCTGCCATCTCTGCCGATCCGGGGGCCTGTGGCTCCGACAATGAGAAAGAAACTGTTACACCGACAGACTCCAAGGATGTCCAAACGGTACCAGAATTCCCAGAAGTGGATGCGGATGGTACAACCGGCGATGCTGCTCCTCAAGCAACGAGTGACGCCCCTCTTAGGGAACAGCTCTGAATCTTCTCCATCACAGTGACTTCGTATCCTTACCAGTCACTCAGAAAGCCCATATGGATTTCACCTCAATCGTATCGTCGTACTTGGGCATTCTCGAGAACTCTCCACCAGAGAGAATCGTTCGCTCCTCCATCGTGGTTAAATAGTCAGGCAACTCTTCTCTGTAAAGAATATCAATCTTTTTACTGGTAATCACAACCCTCATAGAGAGGCCGCCTAAAACCCGATCGAACCTAATCTGCACCTTGGCAGTCAGTTTTTGCTCAAAACAAATGGCATGTAATATGTCTTTAACCAGACGATACAGGATTGACTTACGTTCTAGTGAGATATCAGCTTCCTCAAGTGCGAAAACAATCTCAATCTCAAGACCTGATGTCTCGGTGTGACACTCTGAAACCACTGAATTGAGTGCAGCCTTGAGACCGAAATCGTCGAGACTCGGTGGGCGCAGATCGATAGCAACCGCCCTGATTTTATGAGCTGCATTCTGCAGCATCGGCACGATTTCCGTGGAGAGTTGATTGACTTCGCCCTCCTTTTTCTGCTGATTAAGACTCAGTATATATTTTTCCAGCTGCATCTTGACACCGGACAGGGTCTGAACCACGTCTTCATGGAGATCAAAGGCTATGCGTTTTTTCTCATCCTCCTGGGCATTGATCATCTTGGCAGTGAGAAATTCGAGCAGCACCTTCTTTTCTCTTGTGATTCGATTCTGGTCTTCAATGATGCGTTCAGATCGTTTGATGTGCATCAGCAAGAAAGTGTAGAGGAACAGCATCAACAACAACGTCGTCAACATCAGAACAATGATTGTCCTCATAGCATGACTGACATAGCCGCTGATGTCGTAATAAATCTCCATAACACCCAATACTGGCGAATTTTCATCTACCCGTATCGGCACATATGTCTGTACCAGGTTTACGTCCCTGTCATTGTTATTGAAGATAGTGAAACTATCACGATAGTTTAAGACGGTTCTCGGATAACCCGCTATCGCCGTCTTGAAACCATCGTTATCCTCATCTTCTTCAGTGTAGGCTGAAGGATTGGATGAGTAAGCGACTCGTCCCTTCACATCGTACAGCTTTATCCTGTCAACATTGGTATCCTTTATCATTTTTCGTATCGCACGCGCAAGCAATGGGTCGAATGGCATCTCACCCGGTTTCTTTTTATTTAGCTTGATAAGATTCAGATACATCACAAAATGATCATTAAGCGCATACTCAGTCGCAATAGTCAGCGACTCGTTGCTCTGTTTTGCAGAGTCTTGAATGATGCGTGATGATTCGTAGCGAAACAGGAGAAGAATAATAATGGCTATCAGGATGATGGCAATGAAACTTGTGATACCGTAGCGCCTGGCGAGCTGATAATCGTGGCCATACTCATTGGTATTTGCTGGAGTGTTTTTGTCTAGGTCCGACACCAATATTCTCCGACAAGATTATATTGCTTGCCTAACGAGCCATTACGGCGCAACCCACTCGGTAATATTCCGTATTCCTCCTCTACCGTCCAGTTTTGCGATGTAGTAACCCCGGGATACGAACCGCTGATCTGGTGCCATACTTACTCTTGGATATATCGAAGTATAGGGCAGATCGTCAATCATGTGCTCGATTTTTTCGATAAAGTAGTCTCGATAGAAATAACCACGGATATGTTTCACGGCATCTCCAACCACCTTTAATGCAAAATAGGCATTCGCTTGAATCTCTTTTTCATTAGGGTCGTAGATTCTCTTAGCCCTAAACCAGCCTGTTGAGCGCATCAGCAGCTTGTTTGTCTTATCAGGCATTTCTGATGTATGAACAAACACAAGAGAATTCACTAAATCATTCGGTATGCGGCTACTGTCATGGCCGTAATGCAAGGTCGAGAGTATTATCGGTGGGCTATTTTTCTGCTGGCTCACTCCATCAATAAGCTGGTCGGACTTTTCCTGGTCGAGCCATAAAACAACGGCACGCTCACCATCCATTTCAGGTAGCAACCGCGAAGAATCGTTCGTATCCCCGACTACAACGTCATCTACCACAAGACCGTTTTTTTTCAGTTCGTTACGAAGTGAATCAGCACTCACCACGCTTAATTGAGATGATTTATCGATAAACTGGATAACGCTTTTCACGGAAAGGATTTTAGTAATATAGGATGCAACCGCTTCAGCCTCATGGACTGCACCCTTGGTCAGATATATGGTGTAGAAATCAGTTTCATCGACTACAGGTAAAGATGTGGTGGGGAAGAGACATGGAATAGTCTCGCGTTCACAAAACTCATGAACAAGTTCCCACCCTGATGGAACAATTCCATTGATCAAAGCAAATATTGGTTGTTTTTGATAGTAATCAGCCAGCTGGGCGGGCCAACTCTCTTTTTCACCCCTCAACTCCCAAGTATGAATTTGCCATTTTCGATATGGCTTGAACAACCACTCCTTGTGCCATGGAGCATTCTTCGCCCTTTTGCTTTCATATCTTGTTTCGATATTCTTTTGTAAGACATACTGCTCCATAACATCTTGCAGCGCCTTATTCTCCTCCATGCTGTTTGACGATAATACGATTGTTGCAAAATGTATTGTATCTTCGGTAACACCTGGTGACGCTGTTTGGGACAGCGTGTCGAGATACACCATCAAGCCATCCAGCGTCTCGTCATCAATATCGTACCTTGGCATAAACGGATCCAACGGTTTACCATTGGCATCTATACCGTCCCTGATTGCCGCCATCAGAGTTTCCCTCGTATAACCTTCACGGAACACAGGAGGCTCCGGGGGCTTGCTAACCGGTATTTTTAACGGTTTGAACAGCACATTCCCGGCAACAGCCGGTACAACCTGCTGGCCTTCCGTTGATCCCATGCCGCTCTTCCTGTGGCAGGTTTCACATATCAACTGATCACCTTCTACCGCAATGTCTCCCTGGATTGTGGCTTTCACCAGCTTGCCATTTGGTTGAAGTCCTTCAGTGTAGAACTGTTTTCCTAATGTATAGGCACGCGAGTCGATATCCGCGTCATTCATGGACAGTGTAGAATAGAGGCTGGCTGTGATAAAGAGACTGAGGTAAGCAAGCCGCTTAATGTTTATTTTCATTACTTTCCTGCTGTAATTGTTTTACGGTATTCCTTTACGATATCTTCTGCGCTTGCAAGCCCGCTTATTCTGACCCAGGATTGTTCGTTTTGTTTACGTATGAGAGTAATAGGTTCGTGGTTCATTTTTGAGCCACGAAAGATATCGAACGCTTTTTCAACCTTCACGACGTCGTTATACGTACCGGTGTAGAACTGCCACTGGTTACCCGCTTTGAACTTCTGGGCATATTTCATCAGTTGCTCTGGCGTATCATAGTCTGGATCGATGGTAATCGAGATCATCGAAATGGAATCACTCTCATCACCCAAAATCTCTTGAACTTGATGAAAACTTGCGGATAACACAGGACAGATCGTGGTGCAGGTCGTGAAGATGAAATTCAACATCACCGGCTTATCCGTATCCAGCAATTCCGGGAGACGTCCTTTTTCACCACGATGGGAAATCAGCTGCACATCGGGAATCGTATAGTCAGCTGTATGCAGCTGATAATCATTGCTCATCATCATCCTTCTATGGTGGGCATGCTCATCGTGTCCTTGATCACCCGAACTGGCCAGCATTTCAAAGCGTTCACCCAGGGTTTTGCTTTTTCCC
This sequence is a window from Candidatus Thiodiazotropha sp. LNASS1. Protein-coding genes within it:
- a CDS encoding Calx-beta domain-containing protein; amino-acid sequence: MLKRLFTAVILAGLFYQPVLNGAAGLTADVDKLVAQVDLTSRVPVIVKFKKNINIDDLRRFINKKHQYEPAVTKSQSRLKKQLRRRLLTGLQDQLIKPKAKLAKILRDHGVKTRLKSLWVINAVALDLPANLVDKIAAMPEVERITVDMQLTMSDDSVEGLTTDPLWNLININTEQLWQQGIDGDGVTVAIMDSGVELNHPDLIEKWRGGANSWFDPYQQNELPADTVGHGTQALGIILGGDESGFQIGMAPEAKWIAAKIFDNANESTLSAIHESFQWLLDPDGDPLTDDAPDLVNNSWGFSTTINECFQEFSEDIKLLREAGIGVVFSAGNFGPSTESSISPANDPGALSVGSVDQSNEIELLSSRGPGACDGGVFPKLAAPGSLIFTADLLPNAYNIVSGTSFAAPHVTGAMALLKSAFPDAALSQIETALYDSAVDLGEAGTDDSFGYGLLDVAAAHALLESNFGSNENSRIEFNESLFSVDENTQKLIVTVRRSGGSKGEASVDYTTIEDEARQGRDYAISKGTLQFNDGETLRSFEIFIHDDDLDEENESFYVALSNVDGNATLGEELEAEVIILDNDGTGAISFGAVAYAVNESKQQAIIDLIRTGGSTGIVDVEYQLLAKSAAADIDFIADSETIRFQSGETQKEIHVELVDDTLHEDNETFQILLTAVSEDTSIAEPASTTVTILDDDPDIETVSIYLDAVSYEVNESSNRVILTVIRSGDLEASASVKYKTIDGSAIKDSDYVGTSGTLTFPAGVTRRTISIEIINDGLYEEESSFTLILSDASGNAAISTPSAAIVRIIDDDALPFVSIHSSPSHSSGGLPSRFSSNRETLEQDSTQNQSRNRRDRGSTLKIFDLSLRGYDSSALLDRLGLQAPEVSATTQPRDGDAEKHVEDNKKSECGGSAISADPGACGSDNEKETVTPTDSKDVQTVPEFPEVDADGTTGDAAPQATSDAPLREQL
- a CDS encoding histidine kinase, which translates into the protein MSDLDKNTPANTNEYGHDYQLARRYGITSFIAIILIAIIILLLFRYESSRIIQDSAKQSNESLTIATEYALNDHFVMYLNLIKLNKKKPGEMPFDPLLARAIRKMIKDTNVDRIKLYDVKGRVAYSSNPSAYTEEDEDNDGFKTAIAGYPRTVLNYRDSFTIFNNNDRDVNLVQTYVPIRVDENSPVLGVMEIYYDISGYVSHAMRTIIVLMLTTLLLMLFLYTFLLMHIKRSERIIEDQNRITREKKVLLEFLTAKMINAQEDEKKRIAFDLHEDVVQTLSGVKMQLEKYILSLNQQKKEGEVNQLSTEIVPMLQNAAHKIRAVAIDLRPPSLDDFGLKAALNSVVSECHTETSGLEIEIVFALEEADISLERKSILYRLVKDILHAICFEQKLTAKVQIRFDRVLGGLSMRVVITSKKIDILYREELPDYLTTMEERTILSGGEFSRMPKYDDTIEVKSIWAF
- a CDS encoding ABC transporter substrate-binding protein — its product is MKINIKRLAYLSLFITASLYSTLSMNDADIDSRAYTLGKQFYTEGLQPNGKLVKATIQGDIAVEGDQLICETCHRKSGMGSTEGQQVVPAVAGNVLFKPLKIPVSKPPEPPVFREGYTRETLMAAIRDGIDANGKPLDPFMPRYDIDDETLDGLMVYLDTLSQTASPGVTEDTIHFATIVLSSNSMEENKALQDVMEQYVLQKNIETRYESKRAKNAPWHKEWLFKPYRKWQIHTWELRGEKESWPAQLADYYQKQPIFALINGIVPSGWELVHEFCERETIPCLFPTTSLPVVDETDFYTIYLTKGAVHEAEAVASYITKILSVKSVIQFIDKSSQLSVVSADSLRNELKKNGLVVDDVVVGDTNDSSRLLPEMDGERAVVLWLDQEKSDQLIDGVSQQKNSPPIILSTLHYGHDSSRIPNDLVNSLVFVHTSEMPDKTNKLLMRSTGWFRAKRIYDPNEKEIQANAYFALKVVGDAVKHIRGYFYRDYFIEKIEHMIDDLPYTSIYPRVSMAPDQRFVSRGYYIAKLDGRGGIRNITEWVAP
- a CDS encoding SCO family protein, with translation MFNDVRDTATLQWYKRIMPAVLLLPMISLISFTTHADELPSIAKRAETGEGFIPPFKLDCITRPGKSKTLGERFEMLASSGDQGHDEHAHHRRMMMSNDYQLHTADYTIPDVQLISHRGEKGRLPELLDTDKPVMLNFIFTTCTTICPVLSASFHQVQEILGDESDSISMISITIDPDYDTPEQLMKYAQKFKAGNQWQFYTGTYNDVVKVEKAFDIFRGSKMNHEPITLIRKQNEQSWVRISGLASAEDIVKEYRKTITAGK